In a single window of the Thunnus maccoyii chromosome 7, fThuMac1.1, whole genome shotgun sequence genome:
- the atpaf1 gene encoding ATP synthase mitochondrial F1 complex assembly factor 1 isoform X1, producing MCDGSNGNMAAAVVQMSCMYRGMLAVRAAGIRQLIPGVVPRQFRAFSVRKEPELEENPYFSKYQDKIQKLRSAKPQEFKARMEKRHDAKKEVLGHSKQAEFVKLMEQELEKRDKMAASDGGSGGFTRNKTLGSILNLEMIQDKTGEEITELWMKYYSTKDTISAVIPTQTYDMIFSRATSCPMFLYALPQKEGYEFFVGQWSRHELHFTSLINVQTLGENAPSQLILYHYPDLKEEKGVVFMTAELDPKFITVHQAQCLANQVQLFYGTQRQETYRLVETFNHKPADFKHMLVIAELEQSGLGQALSPGGS from the exons ATGTGCGACGGAAGCAATGGGAACATGGCGGCTGCAGTGGTACAAATGTCCTGTATGTACCGAGGGATGTTAGCGGTCAGAGCCGCCGGCATCAGGCAGCTGATCCCCGGCGTCGTCCCGCGGCAGTTCCGAGCCTTCTCGGTACGGAAGGAACCGGAACTGGAGGAGAACCCGTATTTCTCCAAGTACCAGGACAAGATCCAGAAACTGCGCAG cgCCAAACCTCAGGAGTTCAAGGCCCGAATGGAGAAACGGCATGACGCCAAGAAGGAGGTGCTGGGACACTCCAAGCAGGCAGAGTTCGTGAAGCTCATGGAGCAGGAG TTGGAGAAGCGGGACAAGATGGCCGCCAGCGATGGAGGATCAGGAGGTTTCACCAGAAACAAG ACGTTGGGCTCCATCCTCAACCTGGAGATGATCCAGGACAAGACGGGAGAGGAGATCACAGAG CTTTGGATGAAATATTATTCAACCAAGGACACAATCAGTGCCGTCATCCCG ACTCAGACATACGACATGATTTTCAGCAGAGCAACGTCCTGCCCAATG TTTCTGTACGCGTTGCCTCAGAAGGAGGGTTATGAGTTCTTCGTAGGTCAGTGGTCCAGACACGAGCTCCACTTTACCTCCCTCATCAACGTCCAG ACGCTGGGTGAGAACGCTCCCAGTCAGCTGATCCTCTACCACTACCCGGACCTGAAGGAGGAGAAGGGTGTCGTCTTCATGACGGCCGAGTTGGACCCAAAGTTCATA ACTGTCCACCAGGCTCAGTGTTTAGCCAATCAGGTGCAGCTGTTCTACGGCACACAGAGGCAGGAGACGTACCGACTGGTGGAGACGTTTAACCACAAGCCCGCAGACTTCAAACACATGCTGGTGATAGCAGAGCTGGAGCAGAGCGGCCTGGGGCAGGCGCTCAGCCCCGGAGGCTCGTAG
- the atpaf1 gene encoding ATP synthase mitochondrial F1 complex assembly factor 1 isoform X2 → MEKRHDAKKEVLGHSKQAEFVKLMEQELEKRDKMAASDGGSGGFTRNKTLGSILNLEMIQDKTGEEITELWMKYYSTKDTISAVIPTQTYDMIFSRATSCPMFLYALPQKEGYEFFVGQWSRHELHFTSLINVQTLGENAPSQLILYHYPDLKEEKGVVFMTAELDPKFITVHQAQCLANQVQLFYGTQRQETYRLVETFNHKPADFKHMLVIAELEQSGLGQALSPGGS, encoded by the exons ATGGAGAAACGGCATGACGCCAAGAAGGAGGTGCTGGGACACTCCAAGCAGGCAGAGTTCGTGAAGCTCATGGAGCAGGAG TTGGAGAAGCGGGACAAGATGGCCGCCAGCGATGGAGGATCAGGAGGTTTCACCAGAAACAAG ACGTTGGGCTCCATCCTCAACCTGGAGATGATCCAGGACAAGACGGGAGAGGAGATCACAGAG CTTTGGATGAAATATTATTCAACCAAGGACACAATCAGTGCCGTCATCCCG ACTCAGACATACGACATGATTTTCAGCAGAGCAACGTCCTGCCCAATG TTTCTGTACGCGTTGCCTCAGAAGGAGGGTTATGAGTTCTTCGTAGGTCAGTGGTCCAGACACGAGCTCCACTTTACCTCCCTCATCAACGTCCAG ACGCTGGGTGAGAACGCTCCCAGTCAGCTGATCCTCTACCACTACCCGGACCTGAAGGAGGAGAAGGGTGTCGTCTTCATGACGGCCGAGTTGGACCCAAAGTTCATA ACTGTCCACCAGGCTCAGTGTTTAGCCAATCAGGTGCAGCTGTTCTACGGCACACAGAGGCAGGAGACGTACCGACTGGTGGAGACGTTTAACCACAAGCCCGCAGACTTCAAACACATGCTGGTGATAGCAGAGCTGGAGCAGAGCGGCCTGGGGCAGGCGCTCAGCCCCGGAGGCTCGTAG